A section of the Dehalobacter sp. DCM genome encodes:
- a CDS encoding penicillin-binding protein: MNKTATYFRREWIIYSLLILIGVMILGKLFFLQIIESGDLKAKGATLSTSSPTMLYERGMITDAQGNVLSKSVPSKDVYADPRMLEETLSKDTTQMSQQILAKKEQMAADIAKILGDDQTRILKLLQKDLSWVSIGRQIDIEKAEKIAALEIPGVGFTDNYERVYPAGQMGASILGIVNMAGDGVEGLEYAYNAELKGEKTFGNQTDTSRDDYVMEDRNIQTGYNLNLTLDSTIQHLIENELDKIVTAYTPARAVILAMDPKTGKILGMGSRPTFDPNNYAKTTDDQRKNLAIKMNYEPGSTFKIITGATALEENVVSPSTIYNDPGFLTVSGRRITNWDSDRKPHGDITFTKGMMLSSNVVLGKVGLQVGRDLFYTYLKSFGFGSRTNIDLAFEERGLLIDVSKVKNLELATMSFGQANLVTPIQLLTAICAVANGGQLYQPYIVDKITDTDGIVVSETVPKVVRQVISESTSKTMTDILVEVVDDGTGGRAKIPGIKVAGKTGTAQKIDPETGMYSSTDYIVSFVGYAPANDPKIAVLVVIDTPHAPVVQGGTLAGPVVKTIIEGALQYYGVPVAASTPSDLTNVDLDNGESTSNNNETEETVTPERQPVEGEVIVPDLSGMTMRQVGETLGKIDLRYKFSGSGLAYKQSPEAGKIVNKGDTIEVLFGS; the protein is encoded by the coding sequence GTGAATAAAACAGCAACGTATTTTCGCCGTGAATGGATCATATATAGTCTGCTTATTTTGATAGGCGTTATGATACTCGGAAAGTTATTTTTTTTACAAATCATTGAGTCGGGAGATCTTAAAGCCAAAGGAGCGACGTTAAGCACATCGAGTCCAACCATGCTCTATGAGCGCGGTATGATCACGGATGCACAGGGAAACGTCTTAAGTAAAAGTGTACCTTCGAAGGATGTCTATGCTGATCCCAGAATGCTTGAAGAGACGCTGTCTAAGGATACAACACAGATGAGCCAGCAGATCCTGGCGAAGAAAGAACAAATGGCGGCGGATATCGCCAAGATATTGGGTGATGATCAAACCAGGATCTTGAAATTATTGCAGAAGGATCTGTCCTGGGTAAGTATCGGGCGTCAGATCGATATTGAAAAGGCAGAGAAGATCGCTGCTTTGGAAATCCCCGGTGTAGGTTTTACGGATAATTATGAACGGGTTTATCCGGCGGGACAAATGGGTGCTTCTATTCTGGGCATAGTCAATATGGCAGGTGACGGTGTCGAAGGGTTGGAGTATGCCTACAACGCTGAATTAAAAGGCGAAAAGACGTTTGGAAATCAGACAGATACTTCACGTGATGATTATGTCATGGAAGATAGAAATATCCAGACGGGTTATAATCTGAACCTGACGCTGGATTCGACCATCCAGCATTTGATTGAGAATGAACTGGATAAAATTGTGACCGCATATACGCCGGCTCGGGCAGTGATTCTGGCGATGGATCCAAAAACAGGGAAAATTCTTGGGATGGGTTCAAGACCAACCTTTGATCCCAATAACTACGCCAAGACAACGGATGATCAACGCAAGAATCTGGCGATTAAGATGAATTATGAACCCGGTTCAACCTTTAAAATCATCACGGGGGCAACAGCCCTGGAAGAGAATGTTGTCAGTCCGTCGACGATCTATAATGATCCGGGCTTCCTTACAGTCAGCGGACGGCGGATCACTAACTGGGACTCGGATCGAAAACCGCATGGGGATATCACCTTTACCAAAGGGATGATGCTGTCTTCCAATGTCGTATTAGGCAAGGTCGGCTTGCAAGTTGGAAGAGATTTATTCTATACCTATCTCAAGTCCTTTGGGTTTGGCAGCAGGACTAATATTGATCTGGCTTTTGAAGAGAGGGGATTGTTGATCGACGTGAGCAAGGTCAAAAATCTTGAACTGGCGACGATGTCCTTCGGTCAGGCCAATCTGGTGACACCGATCCAGCTCTTGACAGCGATCTGTGCAGTAGCCAACGGCGGTCAGCTCTATCAGCCGTATATCGTGGATAAAATTACGGATACGGATGGCATCGTTGTCAGTGAAACGGTCCCGAAGGTCGTCAGACAGGTTATTTCGGAATCCACAAGTAAAACGATGACCGATATCCTGGTTGAAGTCGTCGATGACGGCACCGGTGGCAGGGCGAAAATACCCGGAATCAAAGTGGCCGGCAAAACAGGGACCGCACAAAAAATTGATCCCGAGACGGGAATGTATTCGTCGACGGATTATATTGTTTCGTTTGTCGGCTATGCACCGGCAAATGATCCGAAAATTGCCGTGTTAGTCGTTATTGATACACCCCATGCACCGGTTGTCCAAGGGGGAACTTTGGCCGGACCGGTGGTCAAAACAATTATCGAGGGTGCCCTCCAGTATTACGGTGTCCCTGTTGCAGCGAGCACGCCGAGTGATTTGACTAACGTCGATCTGGACAATGGGGAAAGTACATCCAATAACAACGAGACTGAAGAAACCGTGACGCCTGAAAGACAGCCGGTTGAAGGGGAAGTCATCGTGCCTGATCTGAGCGGCATGACCATGCGGCAAGTAGGGGAAACCCTGGGGAAAATTGATTTAAGGTATAAATTCAGCGGGAGCGGTTTAGCCTATAAGCAGTCACCGGAAGCAGGTAAGATTGTCAATAAAGGCGACACCATTGAGGTTCTCTTTGGATCCTGA
- a CDS encoding M42 family metallopeptidase, which produces MLLKDLCEINGVSGNEKAVRDYILANIRNDVTACRVDRIGNLIVEKKLDCDDRPKVLLCAHMDEVGLLITEITAEGYLKFKPVGGIDPAVLMSKTLIVNNAVHGVIGLKAVHLQKPEERKKIPDSDDLYIDIGAANKEEAEKLVKLGDYASFLTVFEEIGDIGLYKGKALDDRVGCAILMELLKQDFPCHIIAAFTVQEEVGLRGSKVLSNTIEADLAINIEATGAADYSEADREDWVVELGRGPACSLIDSATIYRPDAIKKVMETARTNHIPLQFRQGTRAANDAGNIHQAGTGIPTITLSVPCRNIHTMSSLISRQDYAHCLELVKCMLNNLNHFI; this is translated from the coding sequence ATGCTCTTAAAAGATTTATGCGAAATAAACGGCGTATCCGGCAACGAAAAAGCTGTACGCGATTACATTTTAGCCAACATCAGGAACGATGTCACAGCCTGCCGCGTCGACCGTATAGGCAATTTAATTGTTGAAAAGAAACTGGATTGTGACGATCGGCCAAAAGTATTGCTGTGCGCCCATATGGATGAAGTTGGCCTGCTGATAACCGAAATTACCGCGGAGGGCTATCTGAAATTTAAACCGGTTGGCGGCATCGACCCAGCTGTACTCATGTCAAAAACACTGATAGTGAACAACGCTGTTCACGGCGTTATCGGACTGAAGGCGGTTCACCTGCAAAAACCGGAGGAACGGAAAAAAATCCCGGACAGCGATGATTTATATATTGATATCGGTGCTGCCAACAAAGAAGAAGCGGAAAAGCTCGTCAAGCTGGGTGACTATGCATCCTTTTTGACTGTGTTTGAAGAAATCGGTGACATTGGCTTATATAAAGGCAAAGCGCTGGATGACAGAGTTGGCTGTGCGATTCTGATGGAACTGCTGAAGCAGGATTTCCCCTGCCATATCATTGCGGCTTTTACCGTGCAAGAGGAAGTCGGCTTACGTGGATCGAAAGTCTTAAGTAATACCATTGAGGCGGATTTGGCGATTAATATTGAGGCTACCGGCGCAGCCGACTACAGCGAAGCAGACCGGGAAGATTGGGTTGTTGAGCTAGGCCGTGGGCCTGCTTGTTCACTGATAGATTCAGCAACCATCTACCGACCGGATGCGATAAAAAAAGTCATGGAGACAGCCCGAACGAACCATATCCCGCTTCAATTCAGGCAAGGTACACGGGCGGCGAATGATGCCGGTAATATTCACCAGGCCGGCACTGGCATTCCCACGATCACCTTAAGCGTGCCCTGCCGCAATATTCATACGATGAGTTCCTTGATTTC
- a CDS encoding rhomboid family intramembrane serine protease: MNQTMKHELKEYPVTYLLLMLNLMMFLIMTLVGGTTNTYVLIFFGAKVNMMIAAGEYWRLFTSMFIHIGFTHLLFNLYALLVLGKFSEKIFGHWRFVLIYLVSGLAGALVSYLLGPEVSAGASGAIFGLMGAILSYGWKKPAYWKTGLIGNFAVVLLINLFLGFVLSGIDNYAHLGGLVGGALVGFVFQLRSSIKS, encoded by the coding sequence ATGAACCAAACAATGAAACACGAATTAAAAGAATATCCCGTGACGTATCTGTTGCTTATGCTGAATCTCATGATGTTCTTGATCATGACGTTAGTGGGTGGAACGACCAATACGTACGTCCTGATTTTCTTTGGAGCAAAAGTGAATATGATGATTGCAGCCGGGGAATACTGGCGTTTATTCACAAGCATGTTTATTCATATTGGATTTACCCATCTGCTGTTTAATCTCTACGCACTACTTGTCCTGGGAAAGTTCAGCGAAAAAATCTTCGGCCATTGGCGATTTGTTTTGATTTATTTGGTGAGTGGTCTGGCCGGCGCGCTGGTCAGTTATCTTCTGGGCCCAGAGGTGTCTGCGGGAGCTTCCGGAGCAATATTTGGACTCATGGGCGCTATTCTGTCTTATGGCTGGAAGAAACCGGCGTATTGGAAAACCGGACTTATCGGTAATTTTGCTGTTGTGTTGCTAATTAACCTTTTCCTTGGCTTTGTTTTAAGCGGAATTGACAATTATGCGCATTTAGGCGGACTGGTGGGCGGAGCCCTTGTGGGGTTTGTCTTCCAGCTTCGCAGTTCGATAAAATCCTAA
- a CDS encoding UPF0182 family membrane protein codes for MKLALKILGALILIIVFLSAVSGVYEDWLWFSDLGYARLFWTPFFSKLLIQLINGTMLFIVIFGTLMSGRHAFQTFYNEKYRKRIRLVEEVNYPLNISPRRITITLLLVSAIVSIAISFVVGFTGWLDVLSFFNSSSFNYADPLFNKDLSFFVFKLPFLQTIYGAFFTPILVLTLFTALFYIITGVIRFYSIKIWKKDAIVINPKARRHLAILLTLLFGLKCFGYFINMFEIVYSQRGHVVGAGFSDVYAALPVFKVLIVVSFICMIFSVLAMFLKDSRYLTTPIPFLIIFSLFTSGGFPSLVQSMIVIPNELEKETPYIQSEIIMTRFAYGLDKIETLEYTGNDTVTAQELKDSVETLENIRLNDPRTMQQVYTQKQGIRNYYKFNDIDIDRYIVDGNYRQVMLSAREISLTDLDPKALTFINTRFKYTHGFGLTTSFANAVTSKGLPAFAVSNIPPQTDYPELTISEPRIYFGELTNDWVVVNTKFKEFDYPQGNDNAENSYAGKTGIPFTAFNKLMLSLHQATPRFYLSREVTSQSKLLLYRNIQERVEKLAPFLTYDDDPYMVIDNGSIKWIIDAYTTTSSIPYSVKYADSNYIRNSVKVVVDAYNGTVDFYAIDKDDPILQTYEKIFPEVFKDITEMPYSLRSHLRYPETMFTIQCQMLNTFHMTNAKVFYNKEDAWNVAKEIYGSQTQNVEPYYVIMRLPGEEKEEFVLMQPFTPASSQTNTRNNMVAWLAARMDGEQYGKLILYTLPKNIEIDGPFQIESRIDQDTEISKQFSLWNLKGSSVIRGNLLALPIGGNFLFVEPIYLQSTTSGSIPEMKRVVLVYEDKIVMTATLEEGLYTIFGWKTPQLSTMQETPADESDDPEATPDTGTATDLEGVLSQIKQIREMLDALENQLTTMTNEGITQDEELNPIETESTETVETEITGSETESE; via the coding sequence TTGAAACTTGCTCTGAAAATCCTTGGTGCGTTGATTTTAATCATCGTTTTCTTATCCGCTGTAAGCGGTGTCTATGAAGATTGGTTATGGTTCAGCGACTTGGGCTACGCCCGATTGTTTTGGACACCCTTTTTCAGCAAGCTGCTTATTCAGTTGATCAACGGCACCATGTTGTTTATTGTCATTTTTGGGACGCTAATGTCCGGAAGACATGCCTTTCAGACCTTTTATAACGAAAAATACCGTAAACGGATCCGCTTGGTCGAAGAAGTCAACTACCCGCTGAACATCAGTCCGCGCCGGATAACTATCACCCTACTACTTGTCTCCGCAATTGTCAGTATCGCCATCAGCTTTGTTGTCGGCTTTACCGGCTGGTTGGACGTACTTTCCTTCTTCAATTCGTCTTCTTTCAACTATGCTGATCCGCTCTTCAATAAAGATTTAAGCTTCTTTGTATTCAAACTGCCTTTCCTACAAACAATCTATGGCGCGTTCTTCACTCCGATCCTGGTCCTCACCCTCTTCACGGCATTATTTTATATTATTACTGGGGTCATTCGATTCTATTCCATTAAGATATGGAAGAAAGATGCCATTGTCATCAACCCCAAGGCAAGAAGACATCTTGCCATTTTACTGACCCTCCTGTTTGGCTTGAAATGCTTTGGCTATTTTATCAATATGTTTGAAATCGTCTATTCACAAAGAGGGCATGTTGTCGGTGCCGGTTTCAGCGACGTCTACGCGGCTCTCCCCGTTTTTAAAGTACTTATTGTTGTCAGCTTCATTTGCATGATATTTTCCGTACTGGCCATGTTTTTAAAAGACAGCCGTTACTTGACAACACCAATTCCGTTTTTGATTATTTTCTCTCTGTTTACATCCGGTGGTTTCCCTTCTCTCGTACAATCCATGATCGTTATTCCCAATGAGCTGGAAAAAGAAACCCCGTATATCCAAAGTGAAATTATTATGACGCGGTTCGCCTATGGTCTGGATAAAATTGAGACCTTGGAATATACCGGCAACGATACCGTAACCGCTCAGGAATTGAAAGACAGTGTTGAGACCCTGGAAAATATCCGTTTAAACGATCCGCGTACTATGCAGCAGGTTTATACACAAAAACAAGGAATCCGCAACTATTACAAATTCAATGACATCGATATTGACCGTTACATTGTCGATGGCAATTATCGTCAGGTCATGCTTTCTGCCCGGGAAATATCGTTGACAGACCTGGACCCCAAAGCCCTGACCTTTATCAATACGCGTTTTAAATACACCCACGGTTTCGGCTTAACGACATCCTTTGCGAATGCCGTCACTTCGAAAGGCCTTCCTGCCTTTGCTGTGAGTAATATCCCGCCCCAGACAGATTATCCTGAATTAACCATAAGCGAACCCCGGATATATTTTGGCGAACTCACCAATGATTGGGTCGTTGTAAACACCAAATTTAAAGAGTTTGACTACCCCCAGGGCAATGATAATGCGGAAAACAGTTATGCCGGTAAAACGGGTATCCCGTTTACGGCTTTTAACAAATTGATGCTCTCTCTGCATCAAGCAACACCGCGTTTCTATCTTTCGCGAGAGGTCACTTCCCAAAGCAAATTACTGCTTTACCGCAATATCCAAGAACGCGTCGAAAAGCTGGCGCCATTCCTAACCTATGATGACGACCCCTATATGGTAATCGACAACGGCAGCATTAAATGGATTATAGATGCTTATACCACCACCAGCAGTATTCCCTATTCCGTCAAATATGCTGATTCGAATTATATTCGCAACTCGGTGAAGGTTGTCGTCGACGCCTATAACGGAACAGTTGACTTTTATGCCATCGATAAGGATGATCCTATCCTGCAAACGTATGAAAAGATATTCCCCGAAGTCTTTAAAGACATCACCGAAATGCCCTACTCGTTAAGGTCTCATCTGCGTTATCCGGAAACCATGTTTACCATCCAATGTCAGATGCTGAATACGTTTCATATGACCAATGCGAAAGTTTTTTATAATAAAGAAGATGCCTGGAATGTCGCCAAGGAGATCTACGGCTCCCAGACCCAAAATGTAGAGCCCTATTACGTGATCATGCGTCTGCCTGGGGAGGAGAAAGAAGAATTTGTCCTGATGCAGCCCTTTACTCCCGCTTCCAGTCAAACGAATACTCGCAATAATATGGTTGCCTGGCTGGCGGCCAGGATGGATGGTGAACAATACGGCAAACTAATATTGTATACGCTGCCGAAAAATATCGAAATCGACGGTCCGTTTCAAATAGAATCCCGGATAGACCAGGATACGGAAATTTCCAAGCAATTTTCCTTATGGAACCTGAAAGGATCCAGCGTGATCCGCGGAAATCTCTTAGCACTCCCTATCGGCGGCAACTTCCTGTTTGTCGAACCGATTTATCTGCAGTCCACAACCAGCGGCAGTATTCCGGAAATGAAACGCGTTGTTCTTGTTTATGAGGATAAGATTGTGATGACAGCTACCTTGGAAGAAGGACTCTATACGATCTTCGGATGGAAGACACCCCAACTTTCGACTATGCAGGAAACACCCGCTGATGAATCGGATGATCCTGAAGCAACACCGGATACAGGTACAGCCACTGACCTGGAAGGTGTCCTGAGCCAAATCAAGCAGATCCGAGAAATGTTGGATGCTTTGGAGAATCAGCTGACAACCATGACTAACGAAGGGATCACCCAGGACGAAGAGCTCAATCCCATTGAAACAGAATCCACTGAAACAGTCGAAACAGAGATCACAGGATCAGAGACCGAATCCGAATAA
- the trxB gene encoding thioredoxin-disulfide reductase gives MYDLIIIGAGPAGLTSAIYASRGGLKAVVIESMMPGGQAAATDKIDNYPGFPDGISGFDLMNTFYQQAQNHGSEFIFEPVVRLEMNGLTKKVITAQQTIEAKAMIIAAGSKPRPLGVAGEKTFHGRGVSYCAVCDGAFYKGKKVAVVGGGYAAIEEALYLTRFAAEVYIIHRRKEFRASMATVEKAKNNPKIHFLLDSIVEEIKGTDKVEKLNLKNVLTGEKSDVMVDGIFVYIGTEPNNKFAEEYFKTDDRGYIITDELLRTNIEGVYAAGDIRSTPLRQVATAVGDGALAAVQAEKYIAELE, from the coding sequence ATGTATGATCTTATAATAATCGGAGCAGGACCTGCCGGTTTGACGTCGGCCATCTATGCTTCCAGAGGCGGCCTTAAAGCCGTTGTCATCGAGTCGATGATGCCAGGCGGCCAAGCAGCAGCCACTGATAAAATTGATAACTATCCGGGGTTCCCGGACGGTATCTCCGGTTTTGATCTCATGAATACATTTTATCAACAGGCGCAGAATCACGGTTCAGAATTTATTTTTGAACCTGTCGTCCGCCTGGAAATGAACGGTTTAACGAAAAAGGTTATCACCGCGCAGCAGACAATTGAGGCGAAAGCAATGATCATTGCTGCCGGGTCTAAACCCCGTCCCTTAGGTGTTGCCGGTGAAAAGACATTCCATGGCAGAGGTGTATCGTATTGTGCCGTCTGTGACGGTGCTTTCTATAAAGGGAAAAAGGTTGCTGTCGTGGGCGGCGGTTATGCTGCAATCGAAGAAGCTCTTTATCTCACCCGGTTTGCCGCCGAGGTTTATATCATTCACCGTCGTAAAGAATTCAGAGCGAGCATGGCGACAGTCGAAAAAGCAAAGAACAATCCGAAGATTCATTTCCTGTTGGATAGTATAGTCGAGGAAATCAAGGGCACCGATAAGGTAGAAAAATTAAACCTTAAAAATGTCCTTACCGGTGAAAAAAGCGATGTGATGGTTGATGGAATCTTTGTGTATATTGGAACTGAACCCAATAACAAATTTGCTGAAGAATACTTCAAAACCGACGACCGCGGCTATATTATTACGGATGAACTATTGCGAACCAATATAGAAGGTGTTTATGCCGCAGGGGATATTCGGAGCACACCGCTCCGTCAAGTGGCGACGGCGGTGGGTGATGGTGCCTTAGCGGCAGTACAGGCTGAAAAATACATTGCTGAATTGGAATAA
- a CDS encoding M20/M25/M40 family metallo-hydrolase: MAMRTQIRKIGRKIALAMNSLELAKKLTCSLSERIGISGYEHSLHAELKSLFELMQTETYTDMMGNFYAVKSGKPFYPPQSQASGQLNPGSERKQIMLAAHSDEIGLMVTYIDNRGFLHFTPIGGIDQRTLLYQEVIVFGKEPLIGIVCRVAANKDIPDSKDKQPLEANDLAIDIGCSFETASLKVKPGDIAGIRRSPSLLLNERLAGKALDDRAGIVIMAVCLNELQKLKHAHDIVAVATVQEEVGLRGAQTSSERLMPMLAVAIDVTHAQTLDTKSTVATELGKGPVLSLGPNIHPWVIERLKDAARENRIPYQIQAVPGATGTDARIIQLTGCGIPTALLSVPLRYMHTSVETVALSDIVDSGRLLARFIAALPDDLEDALCS; this comes from the coding sequence ATGGCAATGAGGACGCAAATAAGAAAGATAGGAAGGAAGATTGCTTTGGCAATGAACTCCTTGGAACTGGCCAAAAAATTGACCTGCTCTTTATCCGAAAGGATCGGGATATCCGGGTATGAGCATTCGCTGCATGCTGAACTAAAATCGCTCTTTGAGCTGATGCAGACAGAAACGTATACTGATATGATGGGAAATTTCTATGCGGTTAAATCAGGCAAACCATTTTATCCACCTCAAAGCCAGGCAAGCGGACAACTGAATCCAGGTTCTGAGCGAAAACAAATTATGCTGGCGGCCCACAGTGACGAGATCGGTCTGATGGTCACCTATATTGATAACAGAGGATTTCTGCATTTCACGCCAATAGGAGGAATCGATCAACGTACGCTGCTCTATCAGGAAGTCATCGTCTTTGGGAAAGAGCCACTTATCGGAATCGTCTGCCGGGTAGCTGCGAATAAAGATATACCCGACAGTAAGGATAAACAACCACTGGAAGCAAATGACTTAGCCATTGATATCGGCTGTTCGTTTGAGACCGCCTCGCTTAAAGTCAAACCGGGAGATATTGCCGGCATCCGGCGCAGTCCCTCTCTGCTGCTTAATGAACGCCTAGCAGGGAAGGCTTTGGATGACAGGGCGGGGATTGTGATCATGGCTGTCTGTCTTAATGAACTGCAAAAGTTGAAACACGCGCATGACATCGTTGCCGTCGCCACGGTACAGGAAGAAGTGGGCCTGAGAGGCGCCCAAACGAGTTCAGAACGTTTGATGCCCATGCTGGCAGTCGCCATCGATGTCACTCACGCCCAGACCTTGGATACAAAAAGTACCGTAGCCACCGAACTGGGCAAAGGGCCGGTACTCAGTCTCGGCCCGAATATCCACCCGTGGGTCATAGAAAGGCTGAAGGATGCTGCCCGGGAGAATCGGATTCCTTATCAGATTCAGGCTGTACCCGGGGCAACCGGTACGGATGCCAGGATCATTCAGCTCACAGGCTGCGGGATACCGACGGCGTTGCTGTCAGTTCCCCTGCGCTATATGCATACGTCTGTGGAAACGGTGGCTTTAAGTGATATTGTTGACAGCGGCAGATTACTGGCCCGTTTTATTGCCGCCCTGCCGGATGATCTGGAGGATGCCTTATGCTCTTAA
- a CDS encoding LysM peptidoglycan-binding domain-containing protein codes for MYFGRKSGNMNQPAMAGMMQPEMMGMNEPDMMGMNQPEMMTGQAPGMPYENYQYEQMTPEGMYSAQTQAGYACVPCDPCDPCGCVPYDEHHEHHKPLPEIYVVQKGDSVYKIAQRYGLDWRELAGYNHLGNPDLIYPGERLFIPPR; via the coding sequence ATGTACTTCGGAAGAAAATCTGGCAATATGAATCAGCCGGCCATGGCCGGCATGATGCAGCCGGAAATGATGGGGATGAACGAGCCTGATATGATGGGAATGAACCAGCCGGAAATGATGACAGGTCAAGCCCCAGGCATGCCATATGAGAATTATCAGTATGAACAGATGACACCGGAAGGAATGTATTCAGCCCAAACCCAAGCAGGCTATGCATGTGTTCCTTGTGATCCTTGTGATCCGTGTGGTTGCGTACCTTACGACGAACATCATGAACATCATAAACCGCTGCCTGAGATTTATGTTGTACAAAAAGGGGATTCTGTTTATAAAATTGCTCAGAGGTATGGTCTGGATTGGCGTGAACTGGCCGGCTATAATCACTTAGGAAATCCCGATCTTATTTATCCCGGCGAAAGATTATTTATCCCTCCCAGATAG